The Amycolatopsis sp. 195334CR genome window below encodes:
- a CDS encoding MarR family winged helix-turn-helix transcriptional regulator, translated as MGELEGTIGVVAGLVRSAFLVNAVYAESGREHGITPQQGQLLCVLMGGPRGMSELGAMLGLAKSSLTGLVDRGERNGLTRREPDPADTRAVRVALTEDGAVLAAEFYAETCRRVERLTDGLGDADRAALGELLGRVVRDNEVPEVFLEVAVRDAN; from the coding sequence ATGGGTGAGCTCGAGGGCACGATCGGGGTGGTGGCCGGCCTCGTGCGGTCGGCCTTCCTGGTGAACGCGGTGTACGCCGAGTCAGGACGCGAGCACGGGATCACCCCGCAGCAGGGGCAGTTGCTGTGCGTGCTGATGGGCGGCCCGCGCGGGATGAGCGAGCTGGGCGCGATGCTCGGCCTGGCCAAGTCCAGCCTGACCGGGCTGGTCGACCGCGGTGAGCGCAACGGCCTGACCCGGCGTGAACCGGATCCGGCGGACACGCGCGCGGTCCGGGTCGCGCTGACCGAGGACGGCGCGGTGCTGGCCGCGGAGTTCTACGCCGAAACCTGCCGTCGCGTCGAACGGCTCACCGACGGGCTCGGGGACGCCGACCGGGCGGCGCTGGGCGAGCTGCTCGGCCGGGTGGTGCGGGACAACGAGGTGCCGGAGG